Proteins co-encoded in one Corynebacterium lujinxingii genomic window:
- the xseA gene encoding exodeoxyribonuclease VII large subunit, whose translation MAESQGAPPKSTPDTPWSVAKLNNSVKSWIDRLGWLWIEGQLTQINTKPSWRLSYLTLRDTQEQVSVQLTAETGLLTGMQVPLKDGDRVVAYGKPTFYPGRGSFSMKVAEIRHVGAGELLARIEALRKQLASEGLFDPARKRPLPYLPKKVGLITGRGSAAERDVVTVAQGRWPQVNFEIINTPVQGPTTVPAVIEALHTLDRDPDVEVIIIARGGGSVEDLLPFSEEALQRAVATAGTPVISAIGHEPDNPVLDNVADVRAATPTDAAKRAVPDVAQERALLDDARARITAALRGWVQRERNGLASVRTRPALADPMMAITRRHEEIERAGTLMRRDISHLLSRESQQIAALRSQVAALGPSATLARGYAVVQVVPRDHSEPEVVTSIDQAAPGAQLRIRVGDGSITAASMSTTPAD comes from the coding sequence GTGGCAGAATCACAAGGCGCGCCGCCGAAGAGCACGCCGGATACGCCGTGGTCGGTGGCGAAGCTCAACAACTCCGTGAAGAGTTGGATCGACCGGTTGGGATGGCTGTGGATCGAAGGCCAGCTCACACAGATCAACACAAAGCCGTCGTGGCGGTTGTCGTACCTGACACTGCGCGACACCCAGGAGCAAGTCTCGGTACAGTTGACGGCCGAGACAGGGCTGCTCACGGGCATGCAGGTGCCGCTCAAGGACGGCGACCGCGTCGTGGCCTACGGCAAGCCGACGTTTTATCCCGGCCGCGGCTCGTTTTCCATGAAGGTCGCGGAGATCCGCCACGTCGGCGCGGGCGAGCTGCTCGCCCGGATCGAGGCGCTACGCAAGCAACTCGCCTCCGAGGGCCTGTTCGACCCGGCCCGCAAGCGGCCGCTTCCCTACCTGCCGAAAAAAGTCGGGCTGATCACCGGCCGCGGCTCGGCGGCCGAGCGCGATGTGGTCACCGTCGCCCAGGGGCGCTGGCCGCAGGTGAACTTCGAGATCATCAACACCCCGGTCCAGGGCCCGACGACGGTGCCCGCGGTGATCGAGGCGCTGCACACCCTCGACCGCGACCCGGACGTCGAGGTGATCATCATCGCCCGCGGCGGCGGTTCCGTCGAGGACTTGCTGCCGTTTTCGGAGGAAGCGCTGCAGCGCGCCGTCGCCACCGCCGGCACCCCGGTCATCTCCGCGATCGGCCACGAGCCGGACAATCCCGTGCTGGACAACGTCGCCGACGTGCGCGCCGCCACCCCGACCGACGCCGCCAAGCGCGCTGTGCCGGACGTGGCGCAGGAGCGCGCGCTTCTCGACGACGCACGCGCCCGCATCACCGCCGCCCTGCGTGGCTGGGTACAGCGGGAACGTAACGGGTTGGCGTCGGTACGCACCCGCCCCGCACTAGCAGACCCGATGATGGCGATCACTCGCCGCCACGAGGAGATCGAGCGCGCCGGCACCCTGATGCGCCGCGACATCTCGCACCTGCTGTCGCGCGAGTCGCAGCAGATCGCCGCACTGCGCTCCCAGGTTGCCGCCCTCGGCCCCTCCGCCACGCTTGCCCGCGGCTATGCCGTGGTCCAGGTCGTCCCGCGCGACCACTCGGAGCCAGAAGTGGTCACCTCGATCGACCAGGCGGCCCCCGGCGCGCAGCTTCGCATCCGCGTCGGCGACGGCTCGATTACCGCCGCTTCCATGTCCACCACTCCCGCCGACTAG